From a single Anabas testudineus chromosome 5, fAnaTes1.2, whole genome shotgun sequence genomic region:
- the LOC113154757 gene encoding SH3 and cysteine-rich domain-containing protein 3: MAHYDSLDDKDSVDIHDNPPLPDNVMKEEDNTVYFIYDEEVEVEEKEEPAPLQPIKPVNDRPHKFKDHYCKEPKFCDVCARMIVLNNKFSLRCKNCKTCIHHQCQSYVEFQRCFGKIPPGFRRAYSSPLYSSQQNATVSQLLPFSQSNRTDPVFETLRTGVIMANKERKKGSEDKKNMMMMMEEDESQLKEEDGDGGANTEGDKAPADDKSKKLQPGKIGVFSQSHYYLALYRFKAIEKDDLDVHAGDRITVIDDSNEEWWRGKIGERTGFIPANYIIRVRAGERVYKVTRSFVGNREMGQITLKKDQIVVKKGEEVNGYLKVSTGRKIGFFPANLLQEI, from the exons ATGGCTCATTATGACTC GTTGGATGACAAGGACTCTGTGGATATTCATGACAACCCACCTCTGCCTGATAATGTGATGAAAGAGGAGGACAACACG gtttatttcatttatgatGAAGAGGTAGaagtggaagagaaagaggagccGGCTCCTTTACAACCCATTAAACCAGTCAACGACAGACCTCACAAGTTCAAGGACCACTACTGCAAGGAACCAAAGTTTTGTGACGTCTGTGCGCGCATGATCGTTT TGAACAACAAGTTCTCACTGCGATGTAAGAACTGCAAAACATGCATCCACCACCAGTGTCAGTCCTACGTGGAGTTCCAGAGGTGTTTTGGCAAAATT CCTCCAGGATTTAGACGAGCCTACAGTTCTCCTCTGTACAGCAGTCAGCAGAACGCCACAGTGTCCCAGCTGCTGCCTTTTT cacAGTCCAACCGCACTGACCCTGTGTTCGAGACACTGCGGACCGGGGTGATCATGGCCAACAAGGAGCGTAAAAAAGGGTCTGAGGACAAGAAGAAC atgatgatgatgatggaggaagatGAGTCTCAGCTcaaagaggaggatggagatgGCGGAG CAAACACAGAAGGAGACAAAGCTCCTGCTGATGACAAG AGTAAAAAACTTCAACCTGGGAAGATcggtgtgttcagtcagtctcACTACTATCTGGCTCTCTATCGCTTCAAGGCCATAGAGAAAGACGACCTGGACGTGCA TGCTGGAGACCGCATCACGGTGATCGATGACTCCAATGAGGAATGGTGGAGG GGGAAGATTGGAGAGAGAACAGGGTTCATACCTGCCAACTACATCATCCGAGTGCGAGCAGGAGAAAGGGTCTACAAGGTGACACGCTCCTTTGTCGGCAACAGAGAGATGGGCCAAATCACTCTGAAGAAAGACCAG ATTGTGGTGAAGAAGGGTGAGGAGGTGAACGGCTACCTGAAAGTCAGCACGGGACGCAAGATTGGTTTCTTCCCTGCCAACCTTCTGCAGGAGATCTGA